From the genome of Alicyclobacillus sp. SO9:
GTAACAGGAGCAACAGGCTATATTGGTTCTGCCGTTGTAAGAGAACTCATCAGGAATGGTCATCAAGTCCTAGGACTCACCCGACGGGCCGATAGTGCAGGTATGCTGAAGGAAGCTGGTGCCGAAGCACATTACGGTACCCTTGACAATCTCGACAGCCTTCAAAGCGGAGCTGCTGCTTGTGACGGAGTCATTCACCTTGCGTTCAAACACGATTTCTCCGATTTCTCCGGATCGCTTGCCAACGATTTACGCGCGGTGCAGGCAATCGGCGAAGTGCTTGAAGGCTCACAAAAACCCTTCATCACGACCGCTCATGCAAATGGAGAGGCATCCGACAATGCGGTCATCGCGCTGGCTCAGCGCGGGGTACGAGCAGCGGTTGTGTCACTCGCCCCAACAGTACATGGCGATGGGGATAAGGGATTCGTGCCGAGGCTCATCGACATTGCCCGCGACAAGGGAGTTTCCGCGTATATTGGCGACGGCTCCAATCGTTGGCCAGCTGTCCATCGCCTTGATGCAGCGACTCTCTACCGGCTTGCGTTGGAAAAAGCGCCGGCGGGATCACAACTATACGGTCGCGCCGAAGAAGGAATTGCCTTACGTGACATTGCCGCAGTCATTGGCAAGCACCTTGGCGTACCAACTGCTAGCGTGTCGCGAGAAGAGGCAGATTCTCACTTCGGCTTTCTCGGCACCATTGCTGCGCTCGATGTGCCAAGTGTACTACCTGGACGCGCCGCTGAAACGAAACAATTGCTGGGCTGGGAGCCCGTCGGCCCCAGCCTCATTGAAGACATGGAACAAGGGCATTACTTTCATAGCTGACTTCAGAAGTATGGTAACGGTTTGTCTGTAATCAAAGTGTGGGGCTACGAGTACGATGGCGTCAGGACTGCATCACCTGTTTGGTTAGTCTGACGCAACCTCAACACAGTATTCGCTGGCCCCGCATGAAGGGCATGTTAGTTTGCGTGTTTTTGATGAATGACGGGAGAATACGAACCGCCCCAGTGACGGCTTGAATTTCGCATCGCATTTCGGACAAATGTACTCAGCATTTCTGTAATACTTTGCCCGGTGTATCGCTGTCCAGTATGCCTTTAATTGATTTTAGCGTTAATCCCAGGGCTTTTAACATCAAAATTAAGCGCAGTCTCTCAACGTCTGTATCAGAATACAGACGTCTTCCACCCTCCGTAAGTTCTGACGGTTTCAATAAGTCTTTCGTATCATAAAACTGCATTGTTCGCACTGAGACTTCACACAGTTTTGCCAACTCTCCGGTTGTGTACTGCGGCATAGAGCTCACCTCCTTGCCCCGATTCTAGGGGGTTACGCAACGTCACCAGCAATGGGTGACGTTAGAGGATTTTTACAAAGTCAACAATACACTCTATTCACAGGAAATGTTAGATACAGTTTCCGTTGGTGTATATGATTCAATGCAAGTGTTACCAGTGCAAAAGTAGGTCTCCATACATAACTGTCACAAAGTCTTCACAAGGCTTGCATCGAACCTTTATCCAGGTATACAAAGCCGGAGTTACAATGTGTATGCATAGGGGCAGGACTCAGTTCAGGGGGGGATTGTATTGGAGGTCTTTTGGATAACTCTTAGTTTTGGATTTCTTTTGGCCTATGGTTTTGGCTATTTATATGTTAGTAGTAAATTATCCACAGTTGCCGAAACAGAGTCAGAAAGGAGCAGAAATGGGCTCACTCCAAATCGCCGAGTATTGAGAGTCTCACGCATAGGTATGCAGAGAATACTGGGTACCGTCTGGTTTCTTGATGGCTTGTTTCAATTGAAACCACAGATGTTTACACCGTCTTTTCTTAAACAGGTCGTCTTGCCCACTAGTGCCGGGCAACCTCATTGGCTTGCCTCCATTGTAAAGTGGGGCGCGGGCATTGAGATGTCACATATAGTAGTCTGGAACACTCTCTTCGCACTTATCCAACTCCTTATCGGACTGGCGCTTATATTTAATTTCAGAGTAAAGTTCTTCATTATTGCATCATTAATATGGAGTGTATTTGTTTGGATTTTTGGGGAAGGAGCCGGTCAGATTTTAACAGGGCAGTCCTCTTTGATAAATGGAGCCCCTGGCGCGGCTCTGATTTACGGCTTATTGGGGATTGCCGTCTTTCCAAAACAGGAAGCCGATGCCGGTGAATGGCGCGGATTCGGTATTCGATTCGCACAAGTATCACTGGCCATCGTGTTGTTTACGGGCTTTGCCTTGCAATTTCAACACTTGTATTTAACGCCAACGGGTCTGTCGCAGGCAGTCTCCGTGACATGGTTAGCGAAGGCAATCGGAACTGGTGGGATTCCGCTTTCTATTCTATTGGCACTTATCGAATTAGCATTGGGTACTATGCTACTTGTCAAGTTCAAACTCCGCTTTACTGTTTGGGTGTCAATAGCTCTGTTTTTTGTCTATTGGTGGATGGGGCAGTCATTTGGTCAATTTACGCAACCGTTGGCGACGGATTTTAACACGGGGCTGTTGATGATTTTGTTAGCGATATCTTCGAATCCCGAATTGGCAAGTTGGTATACTGAAAAGACCGTTCAATACAGTGCAATCTAGAAATTTTGCGTAATCAAGACCACTGAGGAGTTTCTCAAAATCTTTAAACCAGCTATTTTACTAGACCTTGTCGCAGAGCAAGGACGACGGCCTGCGTTCGGTCTTCTACACCAAGTTTGTCGAGAATGTGGTGAATGTGGGTTTTGACTGTTCCTTCAGATACATGCAGGTTCCTTGCAATTTCACTGTTGCGTCTGCCATAGGCCATCTCTTGAAGGACATCTAACTCCCGTTCGGTTATGCGCTCACTTGGACCTGTTTTAGTTGTCGCAGCCTCAAGGGATCGATTTCCAGTTTCTGTATCCGGCTGTACAGCATCCCCGTACACAGGCTCGGTGTGCGGGGAGGTCTTCACGGCAGTGGTCATCGCTCGACTTGCATGTTCCGTACGAAAGAAGGCCTCACCGCGGTTTGCTGCCCGAACCCCTTCAATCAGGTCATCAGGTTCGGCATCTTTCAGCAAAAAGCCGACGGCGCCCGCTCTGATGGCGTCCACAACGTGAGTCAACTCGTTAAAAGTGGTTAGCACTACAACCTTGAGTGACTCGTTCTGCGCCAGAACTTCGCGTGTCGCGGAGATGCCGTCCATGTCCGGCATACGAATATCCATCAACACAACGTCTGGATTCGTTTGAACAATACCATCCACTGCCAGGCGGCCGTTCTCGGCTTCGGCCACCACTTCCATATCTTCTTGCACATCCAGAATGTATTTAATGCCTTCACGGACTAGGGCTTGATCGTCTGCTATAAACACTCGAATCTTTCGCATCTTTCCGCCCTCCTCATCCCTTCGTTCACTTCTCCGTATCAGCAGTGGGAGCATGAAGTGGCAGTACCACCTCAACAGTGACACCGCCGTCAGAACCCACCTGCCAACCACAATGTCCGCCAATTTCTTCACATCGTGCTCGCATGTTTCGAAGTCCGAAGCCAGGTTGCAGCGCCTCCTCTGAGGCCATCGTTCCGTTATCTGAAACTGTCATTGCGACCCCCTGCATATGCTCAGAAACACCAACCTGAATGTGGCTCGCGTTGGAATGGCGTATTGCATTCGACAGTGTTTCCTGAAGAACGCGGTAGAGTACGATTTGAACGTTTGTGGGCCAGTTCTCGTTGTCACTGACATTTGTCTGCAGGTCCACAGTGCAGTGGGACGTGGATTTTACTTCCTGGACAATTGCCCTGAGAGCGGTCAAACCACGGGTGTCATCGGAGTCTTCCCAACCTCGCACAGACTGCCGTACTTCGTGCAAACCTGTCCGAGCTACATATAGCAGCTTGGGAATGCGATTGCGAACTTCATCCAGGGAATCCGGAATCATGTAGGTCAGCGCCTGCAACTGCACAATCAGTGAAGTGATCTGGTGCCCTAGGCCGTCGTGAATGTCTCGGGCAATGCGGAACCGTTCAGCCTGCGCTGCATAGTGCATCGATTGGGCAGATTCTGCTTCTAATTTAGCTTGGGTGGATTTTAATTCTGCCAAAGTGGCCTCGAGTTCTTTGATGTAACGCTGCCGCATGGCTTCCATTTCCCGCCGTCCGCGAATACTTCTGACACCTGCATAAATACCGAGTTGTGCAACGCCGCTCCACAAACCCTCTGGATATGAGCTCCCTGTGACGCTCATGAGGGTAACTGCCGCCGATAGACCAAGGCTCAGTGCTAGGATGCGGTTCGGCGCACCAGCCAAAATCACCACAGCGGCAATGAGGCCGTCTGGAGGGATATGGTGAGGCGATGCGGTGGTCCACAGCCAGGCACCAGCGACCAGTGCTCCGGTTCCGACACCGACGTAGTAGGCGGTTGTCCGAAAGCGTTTCGGGATCCAAATTGCGATGAGCGTTACACCAAACAGGACAGCGTAGATGACGACGCTTGACCGAGGACCGCTTGTAGCAAGCGATTGATACAGAGCAGCCATGGCAATTGTAAAAATGAGTCTGCCGCGGATTACCCGGATGTAAGCCTGGCTTAAACTAAACAATGTCGCCGTCCTCCACTTGTACCATCAGCTGTTGATTTCCCTATTGTAGCCCTTGTCTATAGCTGGCACAATTCATTAGACATCGCAGCGACGTCCCTTCCTCCTAGCGAGTTGACTGCGAATCTCTGGATGCTTCAGGTACAGTACAATACCCCGAACTCCCCACACACACGCCAACTCCGCCCAAATAATCCAAGCCATGGATGAGAGCGAGTTGCCAGACTGATGGAAGACAATATCTGTAGCAATTCGACTGACAAAAAGCACAATCCAAAGTATGAGATAGACCCAACCGCCGCGCATGTACAAGACACCGTCTGTCTCAGTGTATACCGCGGTGACTTGAGCTTGCAGGAAGCCAATGACGATGGATATGGAAAGCGCGATGGCCGCCTCTGTCAATTGATTTGCTGAAATCGTTGAACGGGGCAGGGAGTGAACAGATTCATACAGTCCAATGAGAGGCAGGATGATAAACGGAAATCGATTGACTCGGCGAGGGGTTATCTGACGAAAGATAGCCCAGAGAAAAACAAGTCCGATAATAATGCCAAGAACTAAAGTATGCGTTGACATGGGAAACCTCTCCTTGTTATGAGTTCATGCATTCAGTTTAGTACCAGCCGCTTGGGATTTCGTCTGTCTGTAAGTGGATTTACGTATGAGTAAGTCTATCCAGAGATAGAGGACGAGAGCGGACACGACACATCTGAATGACGAAAATGCGGAGAGAATCTAGTTACCTGGAGTACCGGCTGTAGGTTGTAAGGAACATGATGATGCTGCACAGAATCGTCGCTGCTGCAAAATCCCACGCCAGATGAAACCCGTGAATGAGACCGAGTCCCGTCCCATTTGAATTGGCAAGCAACAATGCGGCGGCTACGGCAGTATACACTGCTATCCCCAAATTTTGCACCATTCGCTGAACCGCTCCAATCGTACCCTGGGCATCCCGTGCGACTGTGCTCATGATTGCCGCGATGTTGGGTGAAAGAAATAAGCCGCCGCCCGCTCCGTACAGTAATAAAAGAAGACTCACCACCAGTGGATTCCAGCTCACTTGCATTTGACCTAGCACTGTATAGGAGATGAACATGATGATAAGGCCCGTCACCATCAAGCGAGTAGTTCCCCACCGGTCCATCAGTCGTCCCGATACTTTTGACAGCAAGACAATGCCAAGAGGAGACGACAGGTTGACCAATCCCACTTGCCACGGCGTGAGGTGAGTGACTCGTTCAAGAAAAAAAGGCGGGATGATAAAGCCCATTGAGCTCGCGCCGCCAAATACAAAGATGGCCAGCATAGGAGCCGAAAACCTTCCTTTCGAAAACAGATGGAGGTCGACAATAGGCTGTTTCACGTACAATTGATTTATCAAAAACAAAATAAACACCATGATGAAGATCCCAAGCGGGATATAAGTCATCGGCTTTGACAGCCCAACCGACGGCCACATGGCGAGGCCCTGCAAGAGAGCAAGCATAGAGAGGGACAGTAGTGTGTTTCCGGACACGTTGAGTTGGATTAGGCTGTGTTCCTCAGTAATCCTCCTGAACAGATAACGACATCCTATCAAGCCTGTCAGTGCTATCGGCAGATTAATCCAAAAAATCCACGGCCATCCGCCGAGAGAGATGAGAACCCCGCCCACACTGGGACCCAAGACCGGTCCAAGTCCCATTAAAACGCCAAGTGTTCCTAGTGCGGAGCCTCTGCGATGCGGTGGGATTGAAGTCGTAATAATAGCCGCAGCGGTGGCTTGAAGCATCGCTGCACCGATGCCTTGAATCGTACGAAAAGCTATCAATTCAGCCGCTGAATGGGATAGTCCGCATAGTGCGGAGAACAGGGCGAACAAAATCAGGCCCAGTGTGTAAATGCGCAGGCGTCCGTACCTGTCACTGAGTCTGCCAAAGATGATAATTGTCCCCGTTAAAGCAATCGTATATAGCGTCACCGTCCAGGCAATGGTTGTCACACTCGTATGAAGCACTCGTGAGAGCGTGGGTAAGGCAACGTTGATGATACCAGTATCCAAGGTGGACAGGAAGAGTCCAATCCCTGCAGTGATAACAAGAACTCTTTCATTGACATTGGGTGCATCATTATGAACTACACCACATTCCATTGAATAACCCCCTGCAAAGCGAAATAGCATCGTTTGCTCTATTCTATCTACGGAACATTTCATGCACCGTCGAAATATGCTCATGCTAGACTAAAGTAGGAAGTTTATAGCATGGGTGAGGGGAGTGAACGTAAGTGGTCTATGAGAATATAACGACTGTCGCAGCGCTCATTGGGGACAAAACTCGCACAGCAATTCTTTTGGCGCTAGCTGACGGGCGAGCATTGCCTGCGGGGGAGTTGGCCAAGATGGCTGGGGTGTCGCCGCAAACAGCAAGTAATCACCTGGCCAAATTGGTCGAAGGGAAGCTCATCACCGTGGAGGCCTGGAGCCGACACCGATACTATCGGCTGGCTGGATCAGACGTTGCCAATATGCTGGAAGCGATTGCATCCTGTGCTCCGCCTTCACCCATCCGCTCACTTCGACAATCAGAACAAGTGAAGGCGTTACGTCACGCCAGGACCTGTTATAACCATATTGCGGGCGAATTAGGCGTCAGATTTACTGAGGCACTCGTTACCAGGACATACCTGAAGGAAGCAAATGACGGGTTCTTGCTTACTCCGGAAGGAGAGACGTGGTTGCGGAACTTCGGTATTGCGAAGAGAATCATTGGGCAAGCCCATGTAGCTGTACCGTGGCACAATGATTGGACCGAACGCGTGCATCATATAGCGGGTCCCGTTGCGCTTGCGGTCACAAAGAAGATGTTTGAAATGGGGTGGATTGACCATGGAAGAATCCGTCGGTCAATTACTGTAACGCCGGTCGGGCGGGAGGCGTTTGCACGGGAGTTTGGTATATACCATTTATAGGAAACGGTCTTCGCGTCCGCTTGCAGCATGCCATCGACGTATTTGGTGTCGTCCATTCGTTATGTCAGAAAAGTAGGAAATGACACCAAACGAGTCGAAGTATGTCCATTCACACCGTAAGAATCGGTTAGAACAACAAGTCTATAACGGTATCTACTGAACTGCTCGGTACGAAAGAGGGAATAACATGGAATTTAAAATGAACAGAATGTTGTTGGCTAGCATGCTGCATGCAGTTTCCAGCGGACTTGCAACACGAACACCACATCAGATCTTGACCGGTGTATTGTTACAGGTGACCGAAACCTCAGTTGAGGCGACGGCCTATAACCTGGAAACCGGTGTTAGACAAATCTTGCCGGTGGAGTTAGATGAAGATATTATGGTCATAACCCCGGGCAGTGTAGTGGCACCTGCCAAGCAGTTGATGGATCTGATTCGTAAACTCACAGGTACCCACGTGACGGTGTCTTGTGAGAATGCAGAATTAATCACACTGAGTTCCAATCAGTTCGAATGT
Proteins encoded in this window:
- a CDS encoding SDR family oxidoreductase translates to MRVFVTGATGYIGSAVVRELIRNGHQVLGLTRRADSAGMLKEAGAEAHYGTLDNLDSLQSGAAACDGVIHLAFKHDFSDFSGSLANDLRAVQAIGEVLEGSQKPFITTAHANGEASDNAVIALAQRGVRAAVVSLAPTVHGDGDKGFVPRLIDIARDKGVSAYIGDGSNRWPAVHRLDAATLYRLALEKAPAGSQLYGRAEEGIALRDIAAVIGKHLGVPTASVSREEADSHFGFLGTIAALDVPSVLPGRAAETKQLLGWEPVGPSLIEDMEQGHYFHS
- a CDS encoding MerR family transcriptional regulator; amino-acid sequence: MPQYTTGELAKLCEVSVRTMQFYDTKDLLKPSELTEGGRRLYSDTDVERLRLILMLKALGLTLKSIKGILDSDTPGKVLQKC
- a CDS encoding response regulator transcription factor translates to MRKIRVFIADDQALVREGIKYILDVQEDMEVVAEAENGRLAVDGIVQTNPDVVLMDIRMPDMDGISATREVLAQNESLKVVVLTTFNELTHVVDAIRAGAVGFLLKDAEPDDLIEGVRAANRGEAFFRTEHASRAMTTAVKTSPHTEPVYGDAVQPDTETGNRSLEAATTKTGPSERITERELDVLQEMAYGRRNSEIARNLHVSEGTVKTHIHHILDKLGVEDRTQAVVLALRQGLVK
- a CDS encoding sensor histidine kinase, whose amino-acid sequence is MFSLSQAYIRVIRGRLIFTIAMAALYQSLATSGPRSSVVIYAVLFGVTLIAIWIPKRFRTTAYYVGVGTGALVAGAWLWTTASPHHIPPDGLIAAVVILAGAPNRILALSLGLSAAVTLMSVTGSSYPEGLWSGVAQLGIYAGVRSIRGRREMEAMRQRYIKELEATLAELKSTQAKLEAESAQSMHYAAQAERFRIARDIHDGLGHQITSLIVQLQALTYMIPDSLDEVRNRIPKLLYVARTGLHEVRQSVRGWEDSDDTRGLTALRAIVQEVKSTSHCTVDLQTNVSDNENWPTNVQIVLYRVLQETLSNAIRHSNASHIQVGVSEHMQGVAMTVSDNGTMASEEALQPGFGLRNMRARCEEIGGHCGWQVGSDGGVTVEVVLPLHAPTADTEK
- a CDS encoding MFS transporter, giving the protein MECGVVHNDAPNVNERVLVITAGIGLFLSTLDTGIINVALPTLSRVLHTSVTTIAWTVTLYTIALTGTIIIFGRLSDRYGRLRIYTLGLILFALFSALCGLSHSAAELIAFRTIQGIGAAMLQATAAAIITTSIPPHRRGSALGTLGVLMGLGPVLGPSVGGVLISLGGWPWIFWINLPIALTGLIGCRYLFRRITEEHSLIQLNVSGNTLLSLSMLALLQGLAMWPSVGLSKPMTYIPLGIFIMVFILFLINQLYVKQPIVDLHLFSKGRFSAPMLAIFVFGGASSMGFIIPPFFLERVTHLTPWQVGLVNLSSPLGIVLLSKVSGRLMDRWGTTRLMVTGLIIMFISYTVLGQMQVSWNPLVVSLLLLLYGAGGGLFLSPNIAAIMSTVARDAQGTIGAVQRMVQNLGIAVYTAVAAALLLANSNGTGLGLIHGFHLAWDFAAATILCSIIMFLTTYSRYSR
- a CDS encoding helix-turn-helix transcriptional regulator, which translates into the protein MVYENITTVAALIGDKTRTAILLALADGRALPAGELAKMAGVSPQTASNHLAKLVEGKLITVEAWSRHRYYRLAGSDVANMLEAIASCAPPSPIRSLRQSEQVKALRHARTCYNHIAGELGVRFTEALVTRTYLKEANDGFLLTPEGETWLRNFGIAKRIIGQAHVAVPWHNDWTERVHHIAGPVALAVTKKMFEMGWIDHGRIRRSITVTPVGREAFAREFGIYHL